A genomic stretch from Mastacembelus armatus chromosome 12, fMasArm1.2, whole genome shotgun sequence includes:
- the LOC113124561 gene encoding alpha-synuclein-like yields the protein MDALMKGFSKAKDGVVAAAEKTKQGVSGAAEMTKDGVMYVGTRTKDGVTTVAGKTVSGVSQVSEAVVTGVTAVAHKTVEGAGNIAAATGLVKKDPAKQNNDASAAQNVAESPDDTDPADATEEDTDD from the exons ATGGACGCGTTAATGAAGGGTTTCTCTAAAGCCAAGGATGGGGTCGTGGCAGCGGCAGAGAAAACCAAGCAGGGAGTGTCTGGAGCAGCTGAGATGACGAAAGATGGGGTTATGTACGTCG GTACCAGAACAAAGGATGGAGTCACAACAG TTGCAGGTAAAACCGTGTCTGGAGTATCTCAGGTGAGTGAAGCGGTGGTTACCGGGGTTACTGCTGTGGCCCACAAAACTGTGGAGGGTGCAGGCAACATTGCTGCCGCCACTGGATTGGTCAAGAAGGATCCAGCCAAACAA AATAATGATGCCTCAGCAGCACAGAACGTGGCAGAGTCACCAGACGATACTGATCCTGCTGATGCTACAGAG GAGGACACTGATGACTAA